A genomic window from Triplophysa dalaica isolate WHDGS20190420 chromosome 24, ASM1584641v1, whole genome shotgun sequence includes:
- the golt1bb gene encoding golgi transport 1Bb yields the protein MISLSDSQKIGMGLTGFGVFFLFFGMILFFDKALLAIGNILFVAGLSFVIGLERTFRFFFQRHKMKATGFFLGGVFVVLIGWPIIGVVLEVYGFFLLFRGFFPVAVGFIRRVPILGSLLNLPGIKGLADKVGESNAMV from the exons ATGATTTCATTATCAGACTCGCAGA AGATTGGGATGGGCTTGACGGGCTTCGGtgtgttcttcctcttctttggGATGATTCTGTTCTTTGATAAAGCTCTCTTAGCCATTGGAAAT ATCTTGTTTGTTGCAGGTCTGTCTTTTGTTATCGGACTGGAACGGACATTTCGGTTCTTTTTCCAGCGGCATAAAATGAAAGCCACTGGTTTTTTTCTGGGAGGAGTGTTTGTGGTGCTCATCGGATGGCCCATCATAGGTGTTGTGCTGGAGGTCTATGGATTTTTCCTCCTTTTCAG gGGTTTTTTCCCAGTAGCCGTTGGCTTCATCAGACGAGTGCCTATACTTGGATCTTTACTGAATCTTCCGGGTATTAAAGGG ttAGCGGACAAAGTTGGCGAGAGCAACGCGATGGTATAA
- the slc25a3b gene encoding solute carrier family 25 member 3b isoform X1 — protein MYPTTLTQLSRANPFSAPMFTLQRADEPPSDTPVQKRKLAAAAVSESGNSCEFGSMKYYALCGFGGILSCGLTHTAVVPLDLVKCRLQVDPAKYKSIFNGFSVTIREDGMRGLAKGWAPTFIGYSMQGLCKFGFYEVFKIMYGDLLGEENSYMWRTSLYLAASASAEFFADIALAPMEACKVRIQTQPGYANTLRECAPKMYGEEGLWAFYKGVVPLWMRQIPYTMMKFACFERTVELLYKHVVPKPRNECSKSEQLVVTFVAGYIAGVFCAIVSHPADSVVSVLNKEKGSTATQVLKKLGPKGVWKGLVARIIMIGTLTALQWFIYDSVKVYFRLPRPPPPEMPESLKKKLGLTE, from the exons ATGTACCCGACCACACTGACGCAGCTCTCCCGGGCGAACCCCTTCAGCGCCCCGATGTTCACACTGCAGAGAGCCGATGAGCCCCCGTCAGACACTCCCGTACAGAAGCGCAAGCTCGCTGCCGCCGCCGTCTCCG AATCAGGCAATAGCTGTGAGTTCGGCTCGATGAAATACTACGCCCTCTGCGGGTTTGGGGGCATCTTGAGTTGCGGTCTTACTCACACGGCTGTCGTACCACTCGACCTGGTGAAGTGTCGCCTTCAG GTTGACCCAGCCAAATACAAGAGCATCTTCAATGGGTTCTCGGTCACCATCAGAGAGGACGGCATGCGGGGATTGGCCAAGGGCTGGGCTCCCACCTTCATTGGTTACTCCATGCAGGGTCTCTGCAAGTTTGGCTTCTATGAGGTGTTCAAGATCATGTACGGAGATCTGCTAGGAGAG GAGAACTCATACATGTGGAGAACATCGCTGTATCTGGCTGCCTCTGCGAGTGCTGAGTTCTTTGCCGATATCGCTCTGGCCCCTATGGAGGCGTGTAAAGTGAGAATCCAGACCCAGCCCGGCTACGCCAACACTTTGAGAGAATGTGCCCCTAAGATGTACGGCGAGGAGGGACTCTGGGC ATTCTACAAAGGTGTAGTTCCTCTGTGGATGAGGCAGATCCCCTACACCATGATGAAGTTCGCCTGCTTCGAGCGAACCGTTGAGCTGCTTTACAAACACGTGGTGCCCAAACCCCGCAACGAATGCTCCAAATCTGAACAGCTGGTGGTCACCTTTGTCGCCGGGTACATTG ctGGTGTGTTCTGTGCCATCGTGTCTCACCCTGCTGATTCTGTCGTGTCCGTGTTGAACAAAGAGAAGGGAAGCACAGCCACGCAAGTCCTCAAGAAACTGGGACCTAAGG GCGTTTGGAAGGGTCTGGTCGCCCGTATCATCATGATCGGTACCTTGACGGCCCTGCAGTGGTTCATCTACGACTCTGTGAAGGTCTACTTCCGTCTGCCCCGCCCTCCTCCCCCCGAGATGCCAGAGTCCCTCAAGAAGAAGCTCGGCCTCACTGAATAA
- the slc35b4 gene encoding UDP-xylose and UDP-N-acetylglucosamine transporter, whose translation MNTLIATTLVFVGCCSNVVFLELLVRDFPGCGNIVTFAQFAFIALEGFIFETNFGRKKPEIPLSNYGVMVSMFFTVSVINNYALNFNIAMPLHMIFRSGSLIANMILGIIILKKRYSTSKYLSIVLVSVGIFICTVMSAKQVNVEQGASEEEGVYAFLHWLLGIAMLTFALLMSARMGIFQETLYKKHGKHSKEALFYNHCLPLPGFLLLSGDIYRHAVLFSQSSPVEIPVIGHSMPVMWFYLLMNVITQYVCIRGVFILTTECASLTVTLVVTLRKFLSLVISILYFQNPFTAWHWTGTAVVFLGTLIYTEVLSSVYTAVRGKTTVRKTE comes from the exons atgaatacgCTTATTGCCACAACGTTGGTGTTTGTTGGTTGCTGCAGTAATGTTGTGTTTCTGGAACTTTTAGTGAG gGATTTCCCTGGATGTGGAAATATTGTGACATTTGCTCAGTTTGCGTTCATTGCATTGGAGGGCTTCATCTTTGAGACAAACTTTGGACGCAAAAAACCAGAAATTCCGTTGAG TAACTATGGGGTCATGGTTTCCATGTTCTTCACTGTGAGCGTGATCAACAACTACGCTCTCAACTTTAATATTGCCATGCCCCTGCACATGATCTTCAGATCT GGATCTTTAATAGCCAACATGATTCTCGGCATCATCATCCTAAAGAAGCG GTATTCGACGAGTAAATATCTGTCCATCGTGTTGGTGTCTGTGGGCATTTTCATCTGCACCGTCATGTCTGCTAAACAAGTG AACGTCGAGCAGGGAGCCTCAGAAGAAGAAGGAGTTTATGCTTTCCTGCATTGGCTTCTGG GTATCGCCATGTTGACGTTTGCCCTGCTGATGTCTGCCAGAATGGGCATTTTCCAAGAAACTCTCTACAAAAAACACGGCAAACACTCCAAAGAAGCTCTGTTTTACAAT CATTGTCTGCCGTTGCCAGGCTTCCTCCTGCTGTCAGGTGACATCTACAGACACGCTGTGCTCTTCAGCCAGAGCT CTCCTGTGGAAATCCCTGTGATTGGTCACTCAATGCCGGTCATGTGGTTTTATCTTCTGATGAACGTCATCACACA ATACGTGTGTATCCGCGGCGTGTTCATTCTGACCACCGAGTGTGCGTCGCTCACGGTTACGCTGGTGGTGACGCTGCGTAAGTTCCTGAGTCTCGTCATATCCATCCTGTACTTCCAGAATCCCTTCACAGCGTGGCACTGGACGGGCACGGCCGTGGTGTTTCTGGGGACGCTGATCTACACTGAGGTGTTATCCAGCGTTTACACGGCAGTCAGAGGAAAGACAACCGTCAGGAAGACGGAATAA
- the gpr22b gene encoding LOW QUALITY PROTEIN: G-protein coupled receptor 22 (The sequence of the model RefSeq protein was modified relative to this genomic sequence to represent the inferred CDS: inserted 1 base in 1 codon): MKLSIQLYINFNCTLKLKAETVLSTALLAIIMFPFSVLQDNAHPSPVAEKDAAMNNATVLDIIELATPATTPEGPHPYPLGFQVSVSGFLALEIVLGLSSNLTVLVLYCTKSNLVNSVSNIVTMNLHVLDVLVCVCCIPLTIAVLMLSLRGDTVLVCCFHEACVSFTSVATAANVLAVTLDRYDISIKPANRVLTTGRAAALLGCIWVLSFVSFLVPFVEAGFLGAEGIATNQTAVFHVNEYYTELGLYYHLVAQIPIFCLTAVIMLVTYAKILQALNIRIGSRFHAAQKKKSRRKKNFSLASTSERQLPEMADGGGRGNPPLAMRTSVSVIIALRRAVKRHRERRERQKRVFRMSLLIISTFLFCWTPITVLNAVILSTGPSDLNVKLRLGFLVMAYGTTVFHPLLYAFTRQKFQKVLKSKMKKRVVSIIEADPLPNSAVIRNSWIDPKRNXKVTLDDHEARQKCLSSEDADC; encoded by the exons atgaaactgtctatacaACTTTACATCAACTTTAACTGTACTTTAAAACTGAAGGCAGAAACAGTTTTGTCTACAGCGCTGTTGGCAATAATCATGTTTCCCTTTTCTGTCCTTCAGGATAATGCTCATCCCTCTCCCGTCGCAGAGAAAGACGCCGCCATGAATAACGCCACCGTTCTCGACATCATCGAGTTGGCGACTCCCGCCACCACGCCGGAGGGTCCGCACCCGTATCCCCTCGGCTTTCAGGTGTCTGTGAGCGGATTCCTGGCGCTGGAGATCGTGTTGGGTCTCAGCAGTAACCTGACCGTCCTGGTGCTCTACTGCACCAAATCCAACCTGGTGAATTCTGTCAGTAACATTGTCACCATGAACCTCCACGTGCTGGACGTGCTGGTGTGCGTCTGCTGCATCCCGCTCACCATCGCCGTGCTGATGCTGTCGCTGCGGGGAGACACCGTTCTCGTCTGCTGCTTCCACGAGGCCTGCGTGTCCTTCACCAGCGTCGCCACAGCCGCCAACGTCCTAGCCGTCACCTTGGACCGATACGACATCTCCATTAAACCGGCCAATCGAGTGCTGACCACGGGGCGGGCGGCGGCTCTGTTGGGTTGCATCTGGGTCCTGTCATTCGTCAGCTTCCTGGTGCCATTCGTGGAGGCGGGCTTCCTGGGAGCGGAGGGCATTGCAACCAATCAGACCGCCGTGTTCCACGTCAACGAGTATTACACCGAACTGGGTCTCTACTACCACCTGGTGGCTCAGATACCCATTTTCTGTCTGACGGCCGTCATCATGTTGGTGACCTACGCCAAGATCCTGCAAGCGCTCAACATCCGCATCGGCTCGCGCTTCCACGCTGCGCAAAAGAAGAAGTCGAGGAGGAAAAAGAACTTCTCGCTCGCATCCACGTCCGAACGGCAGCTGCCCGAGATGGCTGACGGCGGAGGCCGCGGGAACCCGCCGCTGGCCATGCGCACGTCAGTCTCAGTCATCATCGCCCTACGGCGGGCCGTCAAACGCCACCGGGAGCGGCGGGAGCGGCAGAAACGCGTCTTCCGTATGTCGTTGCTCATCATCTCCACCTTCCTCTTCTGCTGGACGCCCATCACCGTTTTAAACGCCGTGATCCTCAGCACCGGTCCAAGCGACCTCAACGTCAAACTCCGGCTGGGATTCCTGGTCATGGCGTATGGCACCACTGTCTTCCATCCGCTCCTCTACGCCTTCACCAGACAGAAGTTCCAGAAGGTTCTAAAAAGTAAAATGAAGAAACGGGTGGTGTCCATCATCGAGGCCGATCCGCTGCCGAACAGCGCCGTCATACGGAACTCCTGGATCGACCCCAAACGGA AAAAGGTGACGTTGGACGATCATGAAGCCAGACAGAAATGTCTGTCCTCAGAAGACGCCGACTGTTAG
- the ldhbb gene encoding L-lactate dehydrogenase B-B chain: MLVSCWYLYLGAQSLYREVLNMTSVLQKLITPLYSGPAEPPRNKVTVVGVGQVGMACAVSIVLRELADELALVDVMEDKLKGEMLDLQHGSLFLKTPKIVSGRDYSVSADSRVVVVTAGARQQEGESRLNLVQRNVNIFRLIIPEIVRYSPNCIIIVVSNPVDIMTYVTWKLSGLSKHRVIGSGTNLDSARFRYLMAERLGIHSSSFNGCILGEHGDSSVPVWSGTNVAGVSLQKLNPDIGKDTDQENWKETHKMVVDSAYEVIRLKGYTNWAIGLSVADLTESLTKNLNRVHPVSTMVKGMYGISDEVFLSLPCVLNSTGVNSVINTTLSHHEISQLKNSADTLWNVQKDLKDV, encoded by the exons ATGCTCGTCTCGTGCTGGTATCTGTACCTGGGAGCTCAAAGCCTTTATAGAGAAG TGTTAAATATGACATCAGTTCTTCAGAAACTCATCACTCCGCTCTACAGCGGTCCGGCTGAACCTCCCAGAAATAAAGTGACTGTGGTCGGGGTGGGTCAGGTGGGCATGGCGTGTGCCGTCAGCATCGTCCTGCGG gagcTGGCGGATGAGCTGGCGCTGGTGGATGTCATGGAAGACAAACTGAAGGGTGAGATGTTGGACCTCCAGCACGGCAGTCTGTTCTTAAAGACGCCCAAGATCGTCTCAGGCAGAG ATTACTCTGTGAGCGCTGACTCTCGTGTCGTGGTGGTGACAGCGGGCGCTCGGCAGCAGGAGGGCGAGAGCAGACTGAATCTGGTGCAGAGAAACGTCAACATCTTCAGACTCATCATCCCTGAGATCGTCAGATACAGTCCCAACTGCATCATCATCGTCGTCTCCAACCCGG TGGACATTATGACCTACGTCACCTGGAAGTTGAGCGGTCTGTCCAAACATCGGGTTATCGGCAGTGGAACCAACCTGGACTCCGCCCGCTTCCGTTACCTGATGGCCGAGCGATTGGGGATTCACTCCAGCAGTTTCAACGGCTGTATACTGGGAGAACATGGAGACTCCAGCG TTCCTGTTTGGAGCGGCACGAATGTAGCAGGTGTCAGTCTCCAGAAACTCAATCCGGATATCGGCAAAGACACGGACCAGGAGAACTGGAAAGAAACTCACAAGATGGTTGTGGACAG TGCCTACGAGGTGATTCGGCTGAAGGGTTACACTAACTGGGCCATCGGTTTGAGCGTGGCCGATCTGACGGAGAGCCTGACGAAGAACCTGAACCGGGTTCATCCCGTCTCCACTATGGTGAAG ggTATGTACGGGATCAGTGATGAAGTTTTTTTGAGTCTGCCGTGTGTGTTAAACAGCACCGGAGTGAACAGTGTGATCAACACCACTCTGAGCCATCATGAGATCTCACAGCTGAAGAACAGCGCCGACACTCTGTGGAACGTCCAGAAAGATCTCAAAGATGTGTGA
- the slc25a3b gene encoding solute carrier family 25 member 3b isoform X2, protein MYPTTLTQLSRANPFSAPMFTLQRADEPPSDTPVQKRKLAAAAVSEGDSCEFGSQKYLLLCGFGGILSCGTTHTAVVPLDLVKCRMQVDPAKYKSIFNGFSVTIREDGMRGLAKGWAPTFIGYSMQGLCKFGFYEVFKIMYGDLLGEENSYMWRTSLYLAASASAEFFADIALAPMEACKVRIQTQPGYANTLRECAPKMYGEEGLWAFYKGVVPLWMRQIPYTMMKFACFERTVELLYKHVVPKPRNECSKSEQLVVTFVAGYIAGVFCAIVSHPADSVVSVLNKEKGSTATQVLKKLGPKGVWKGLVARIIMIGTLTALQWFIYDSVKVYFRLPRPPPPEMPESLKKKLGLTE, encoded by the exons ATGTACCCGACCACACTGACGCAGCTCTCCCGGGCGAACCCCTTCAGCGCCCCGATGTTCACACTGCAGAGAGCCGATGAGCCCCCGTCAGACACTCCCGTACAGAAGCGCAAGCTCGCTGCCGCCGCCGTCTCCG AGGGAGACAGCTGTGAGTTTGGCTCACAGAAATACTTACTACTCTGTGGTTTTGGAGGAATTCTCAGCTGTGGCACCACACACACGGCTGTGGTCCCCCTCGACCTGGTCAAGTGCCGAATGcag GTTGACCCAGCCAAATACAAGAGCATCTTCAATGGGTTCTCGGTCACCATCAGAGAGGACGGCATGCGGGGATTGGCCAAGGGCTGGGCTCCCACCTTCATTGGTTACTCCATGCAGGGTCTCTGCAAGTTTGGCTTCTATGAGGTGTTCAAGATCATGTACGGAGATCTGCTAGGAGAG GAGAACTCATACATGTGGAGAACATCGCTGTATCTGGCTGCCTCTGCGAGTGCTGAGTTCTTTGCCGATATCGCTCTGGCCCCTATGGAGGCGTGTAAAGTGAGAATCCAGACCCAGCCCGGCTACGCCAACACTTTGAGAGAATGTGCCCCTAAGATGTACGGCGAGGAGGGACTCTGGGC ATTCTACAAAGGTGTAGTTCCTCTGTGGATGAGGCAGATCCCCTACACCATGATGAAGTTCGCCTGCTTCGAGCGAACCGTTGAGCTGCTTTACAAACACGTGGTGCCCAAACCCCGCAACGAATGCTCCAAATCTGAACAGCTGGTGGTCACCTTTGTCGCCGGGTACATTG ctGGTGTGTTCTGTGCCATCGTGTCTCACCCTGCTGATTCTGTCGTGTCCGTGTTGAACAAAGAGAAGGGAAGCACAGCCACGCAAGTCCTCAAGAAACTGGGACCTAAGG GCGTTTGGAAGGGTCTGGTCGCCCGTATCATCATGATCGGTACCTTGACGGCCCTGCAGTGGTTCATCTACGACTCTGTGAAGGTCTACTTCCGTCTGCCCCGCCCTCCTCCCCCCGAGATGCCAGAGTCCCTCAAGAAGAAGCTCGGCCTCACTGAATAA
- the tmpob gene encoding thymopoietin b produces the protein MAQFHEDPALLTKEKLKSELIANNVPLPSADSKKDVYVQLYLKNLTVLNKTRASPPADTFSSDDEDSSRVTGKKATRKTDRAREDEKDASSLTDEELNIQLQKYGVLTGPIVASTRKLYEKKLQQFLDQPLVETTLPEPETAIPEAVTIKADGNQNGNTLSSEDQYSDKEDDFVPEPVPVASKPVRSRGKPPVTTRTGSRQRAKVQVEETTATGLQKTSVDGGDALKEMFPNEHRTPTGMMATCRKPIHGAAGRPVKPLNLWSEEPVLQQEVYTATKSSLAEVRSTMPAPPPRRWFSFWLKVLLVLTLAACLYYASQNVTADQIDACQVFVQDNVITPLVNYMRWDSRVGK, from the exons ATGGCGCAATTTCACGAAGATCCGGCGCTGCTCACGAAAGAGAAACTGAAGAGCGAGTTAATAGCGAATAATGTTCCTCTGCCCAGCGCGGACAGCAAGAAAGATGTTTATGTTCAGCTTTACCTGAAGAACCTGACCGTGCTCAACAAGACACGCGCGTCACCGCCTGCAGACACTTTCTCAAGTGATGATGAGGACAGCAGCCGGGTCACCGGGAAG AAAGCCACAAGAAAGACGGACAGAGCTCGCGAGGACGAGAAGGACGCTTCATCTCTGACCGATGAAGAGTTGAATATTCAGCTTCAGAAATATGGCGTCCTCACCGGTCCCATCGTCG CATCCACTCGTAAGCTGTACGAGAAGAAGCTTCAGCAGTTTCTGGATCAGCCTCTGGTGGAGACCACACTGCCCGAGCCCGAGACTGCCATCCCAGAGGCCGTCACCATCAAGGCAGATGGAAATCAGAATGGAAACACACTTTCCTCTGAAGATCAGTACAGTGACAAAGAAGACG ATTTCGTTCCAGAGCCGGTTCCTGTAGCGTCTAAGCCGGTCCGAAGCAGAGGGAAGCCCCCGGTCACCACCAGAACCGGCAGCAGACAGCGTGCCAAA GTGCAGGTGGAGGAGACGACCGCAACTGGTCTTCAGAAAACATCCGTGGATGGAGGAGACGCTTTAAAGGAAATGTTCCCGAATGAACACCGCACACCCACTGGAATGAT GGCCACGTGTCGAAAGCCGATCCACGGTGCGGCCGGACGTCCAGTGAAGCCTCTGAACCTCTGGTCAGAAGAGCCCGTCCTGCAGCAGGAGGTTTACACCGCCACCAAATCCTCCCTCGCTGAAGTGCGCAGCACCATGCCCGCCCCACCACCGAGACGCTGGTTCTCTTTCTGGTTAAAGGTCCTGCTGGTGCTCACACTGGCTGCGTGTCTGTACTACGCCTCCCAGAACGTCACCGCCGATCAGATTGACGCCTGTCAGGTCTTCGTCCAGGACAACGTGATTACGCCTCTTGTTAATTACATGAGGTGGGATAGTCGTGTTGGAAAATGA